A window of the Deinococcus gobiensis I-0 genome harbors these coding sequences:
- a CDS encoding ABC transporter permease — protein sequence MKTADLWLLAWRGLTRRPVRTLLTALGITVAVASMVVFLSLGEGIRKVFTAELGGIGPDIQVSLNGLSQGFAPQANLDEAVVSRIQGLSGELGLSNVTPVVMSLRGSLDVAQSTVLYGLPAAGGLSAIFPKTQVATGRSLTAADETGAVAVVGAKSAENLRLSVGSTLNLNRQSRVRVIGVLAPESGLVDNFIFLPIRTLQRAEGATGRVSLVAVKLQNPRNAAAVAKTLTERLKLEAQTQSDFLSFVDRALKISDAVRFGISLIALIVGGLAVANTVMMGVFERTREFGTLRAMGARPGFVRALVLSESLLLSLVGGVGGLLLGLAGIWAVNLYTQDLAGIDAAALTPALTALALGISLLLGLLSGLLPARSAARMPITEALGRV from the coding sequence ATGAAGACCGCTGACCTGTGGCTGCTGGCGTGGCGGGGCCTGACCCGCCGCCCGGTCCGGACCCTGCTCACCGCGCTGGGCATCACGGTGGCGGTGGCGAGCATGGTGGTGTTCCTGTCGCTGGGCGAGGGCATCCGCAAGGTGTTCACGGCCGAGCTGGGGGGCATCGGCCCCGACATCCAGGTCAGCCTCAACGGGCTGTCGCAGGGCTTCGCGCCGCAGGCCAACCTCGACGAGGCGGTCGTGTCGCGCATTCAGGGCCTCTCGGGCGAGCTGGGCCTGAGCAACGTGACCCCGGTGGTCATGTCGCTGCGCGGGAGCCTGGACGTGGCGCAGAGCACCGTGCTCTACGGCCTGCCGGCGGCGGGCGGCCTGAGCGCCATCTTTCCCAAGACGCAGGTGGCGACGGGGCGCAGCCTCACGGCCGCCGACGAGACTGGAGCGGTGGCGGTCGTGGGGGCCAAGAGCGCCGAGAACCTGCGCCTCTCGGTCGGCTCGACCCTGAACCTCAACCGCCAGAGCCGCGTGCGCGTGATCGGCGTGCTGGCGCCCGAGTCCGGGCTGGTGGACAACTTCATCTTCCTGCCCATCCGCACGCTGCAACGCGCCGAGGGCGCGACCGGGCGTGTATCGCTGGTGGCGGTCAAGCTGCAGAACCCGCGCAATGCGGCGGCGGTCGCCAAGACCCTGACCGAACGCCTGAAGCTCGAAGCCCAGACCCAGTCGGATTTCCTGAGCTTCGTGGACCGCGCCCTGAAGATCAGCGACGCGGTGCGCTTCGGCATTTCGCTCATCGCCCTGATCGTGGGCGGGCTGGCGGTGGCGAACACGGTCATGATGGGCGTCTTCGAGCGCACCCGCGAGTTCGGCACCCTGCGGGCGATGGGCGCGCGTCCCGGCTTCGTGCGCGCGCTGGTCCTGAGCGAGTCGCTGCTGCTCTCGCTCGTGGGCGGCGTGGGCGGCCTGCTGCTGGGGCTGGCGGGCATCTGGGCCGTGAACCTCTACACCCAGGACCTCGCGGGCATCGACGCGGCGGCGCTGACCCCGGCGCTGACCGCGCTGGCCCTGGGCATCAGCCTGCTGCTGGGGCTGCTCTCGGGGCTGCTGCCGGCCCGCAGCGCCGCGCGCATGCCTATCACCGAAGCCCTGGGGCGCGTATGA
- a CDS encoding ABC transporter ATP-binding protein gives MTGAQPAALATENLSRVYPSGEGEITALSPFTHTFAPGLTAVVGPSGSGKSTLLNLLAGFDTPSGGRVRVGDTDLHALSETGRADFRLANYGFVFQNHNLVSILSAQENVEFPLLLAGVPARERRDRARTLLDDVGLLARAGHLPHQLSGGEAQRVAIARALARDPAVLLADEPTGNLDTRTGQKVLELLTGPARQGRTVVLITHDRDVAALADHRLEVRDGVVSRGEH, from the coding sequence ATGACCGGCGCACAGCCGGCGGCCCTGGCGACCGAAAATCTCTCGCGCGTCTACCCCAGCGGCGAGGGCGAGATCACGGCGCTTTCTCCCTTCACGCACACCTTCGCGCCGGGCCTCACGGCGGTCGTGGGGCCGTCGGGCAGCGGCAAGAGCACCCTGCTCAACCTGCTGGCGGGCTTCGACACCCCCAGCGGCGGGCGGGTGCGGGTGGGCGACACCGACCTGCACGCCCTTTCGGAAACGGGCCGCGCCGACTTCCGGCTGGCGAACTACGGCTTCGTGTTCCAGAACCACAACCTCGTGAGCATCCTGAGCGCGCAGGAGAACGTCGAGTTTCCGCTGCTGCTGGCGGGCGTGCCCGCGCGCGAGCGCCGCGACCGTGCCCGCACCCTGCTGGACGACGTCGGGCTGCTGGCCCGCGCCGGACACCTGCCGCACCAGCTCTCGGGCGGCGAGGCCCAGCGCGTCGCCATCGCCCGCGCCCTGGCCCGCGACCCGGCGGTGCTGCTGGCCGACGAACCGACCGGCAACCTCGACACCCGGACCGGCCAGAAGGTGCTGGAACTGTTGACCGGCCCGGCGCGTCAGGGCCGCACGGTCGTCCTGATCACCCACGACCGCGACGTGGCCGCGCTGGCCGACCACCGCCTGGAGGTCCGCGACGGGGTGGTGAGCCGGGGGGAGCACTAG
- the pgi gene encoding glucose-6-phosphate isomerase, translating to MSDATGPRLTHLPAWTALQAHYGELKDQHLRDLFAADPARGERLSAEGAGLYLDYSKHRVTDDTVRLLLQLADEAGVAAKRDAMFAGEKINVTEGRAVLHTALRQPRGAQVLVDGHDVVPDVHEVLDRMATFADAVRAGEWLGYTGQPIRNIVNIGIGGSDLGPVMAYEALKHYAQRGLTLRFVSNVDGTDLVEKTRDLDPAQTLFIVSSKTFTTQETMANARSARAWLLATLKDDAAVARHFVAVSTNAAEVGKFGIDTANMFGFWDWVGGRYSMDSAIGLSLMLAVGPDGFRELLAGFHEMDEHFRTAPPEKNLPVLMGMLGVWYNNFFGAETVAVLPYDQYLAYFSAYLQQLDMESNGKHVTLGGEHVDYQTGPVIWGQPGTNGQHAFYQLIHQGTKLIPCDFIGFCQTLNPLPIPGGAPHHDLLMANVFAQTEALAFGKTLEEVLADGVDPEVAPHRVFEGNRPTSTLLADRLTPHTLGALIALYEHKVFVQGAVWDINSFDQWGVELGKVLAGRIVPELGDAESDLAHDSSTNTLIRRYRARRGARQ from the coding sequence ATGAGCGACGCGACCGGCCCCCGCCTGACCCATCTGCCCGCCTGGACCGCCCTGCAAGCCCACTACGGCGAGCTGAAAGACCAGCACCTGCGCGACCTGTTCGCCGCCGACCCTGCGCGCGGCGAGCGCCTGAGCGCCGAGGGCGCGGGCCTGTACCTCGACTACTCCAAGCACCGCGTGACCGACGACACCGTGCGGCTGTTGCTGCAACTCGCCGACGAGGCGGGCGTGGCCGCCAAGCGCGACGCCATGTTCGCGGGCGAGAAGATCAACGTGACCGAGGGGCGCGCCGTGCTGCACACCGCCCTGCGCCAGCCGCGCGGCGCGCAGGTGCTCGTGGACGGTCACGACGTGGTGCCCGACGTGCACGAAGTCCTGGACCGCATGGCGACCTTTGCCGACGCCGTGCGCGCGGGCGAGTGGCTGGGGTATACGGGCCAGCCCATCAGGAACATCGTGAACATCGGCATCGGCGGCTCGGACCTCGGCCCGGTGATGGCCTACGAGGCCCTGAAGCACTACGCCCAGCGGGGCCTCACGCTGCGCTTTGTGTCGAACGTGGACGGCACCGACCTCGTCGAGAAGACCCGCGACCTCGACCCGGCGCAGACCCTGTTCATCGTGTCGAGCAAGACCTTCACCACGCAGGAGACGATGGCGAACGCCCGGAGCGCGCGCGCGTGGCTGCTGGCCACCCTGAAGGACGACGCGGCAGTCGCCCGGCACTTCGTGGCCGTCTCGACGAACGCTGCCGAGGTCGGGAAGTTCGGCATCGACACCGCGAACATGTTCGGCTTCTGGGACTGGGTCGGCGGGCGTTACAGCATGGACAGCGCCATCGGCCTGAGCCTGATGCTGGCGGTCGGCCCGGACGGCTTCCGCGAGCTGCTCGCCGGCTTCCACGAGATGGACGAGCACTTCCGCACCGCGCCGCCCGAGAAGAACCTGCCGGTGCTGATGGGCATGCTGGGCGTCTGGTACAACAACTTCTTCGGGGCCGAGACGGTCGCCGTGCTGCCCTACGACCAGTACCTCGCCTACTTCAGCGCGTACCTCCAGCAGCTCGACATGGAGAGCAACGGCAAGCACGTGACCCTGGGAGGCGAGCACGTGGACTACCAGACCGGCCCGGTCATCTGGGGCCAGCCGGGCACGAACGGCCAGCACGCCTTCTACCAGCTCATCCACCAGGGCACCAAGCTCATTCCCTGCGACTTCATCGGCTTCTGCCAGACCCTCAACCCGCTGCCCATCCCCGGCGGCGCGCCGCACCACGACCTGCTGATGGCGAACGTGTTCGCGCAGACCGAGGCGCTGGCCTTCGGCAAGACGCTGGAAGAGGTCCTGGCCGACGGCGTGGACCCGGAGGTCGCGCCGCACCGCGTCTTCGAGGGCAACCGGCCCACGAGCACCCTGCTGGCCGACCGCCTGACCCCGCACACGCTGGGCGCCTTGATCGCGCTGTACGAGCACAAGGTCTTCGTGCAGGGCGCCGTGTGGGACATCAATTCCTTCGACCAGTGGGGCGTGGAGCTGGGCAAGGTGCTCGCCGGGCGCATCGTGCCCGAGCTGGGCGACGCCGAAAGCGACCTCGCGCACGACAGCAGCACGAACACGCTGATCCGCCGTTACCGCGCGCGCCGGGGGGCCAGGCAGTGA
- a CDS encoding ankyrin repeat domain-containing protein: MDAETLAFLQNVFELVRAGDTEQLAPLLAGGLPPNLRNHKGDSLLMLASYHGHRDLSELLLTHGADPELANDQAQTPLQGAAFKGDLNMVRLLLAHGAHVEGRAFEGGKTALTFAAMFGRTAIVEELLAHGADPRARDAEGTAPLDAARMMGAQETVAQLERVLAQDSTDPARLN; this comes from the coding sequence ATGGACGCCGAGACGCTGGCCTTTCTCCAGAACGTGTTCGAGCTCGTGCGGGCGGGCGACACCGAACAGCTCGCGCCGCTGCTCGCGGGCGGGCTGCCGCCGAACCTGCGCAACCACAAGGGCGACAGCCTGCTCATGCTGGCGAGCTACCACGGCCACCGCGACCTGAGCGAACTGCTGCTGACCCACGGTGCGGACCCCGAACTCGCCAACGACCAGGCGCAGACCCCCCTTCAGGGCGCCGCCTTCAAGGGCGACCTGAACATGGTGCGGCTGCTGCTGGCCCACGGCGCGCACGTCGAGGGCCGGGCCTTCGAGGGCGGCAAGACGGCCCTGACCTTCGCCGCGATGTTCGGGCGCACGGCGATTGTCGAGGAACTGCTCGCGCACGGCGCCGACCCCCGCGCCCGCGACGCCGAGGGCACGGCCCCTCTGGACGCCGCCCGCATGATGGGCGCGCAGGAGACGGTGGCCCAGCTCGAGCGTGTGCTGGCCCAGGACAGCACCGATCCTGCCCGCCTGAACTGA
- a CDS encoding LLM class flavin-dependent oxidoreductase: protein MTTSPALPLSVLDLVPVPLGSDAAQGVRDALHLVQTAESLGYGRYWVAEHHNMASLASSVPLAVLAAASQVTSRIRLGSGGVMLPNHAPLAVAEGYRLLSALAPDRVDLGLGRAPGTDGRTASALRGVGNYEEPFERQLGDLIAFGTGEFPAGHPYAGTVASPAGEGLFPPLWILSSSGHGAHVAAEAGAGLAFAWHINPDTALARAAADAYRRAFVPSEAFAQPRVLVAASVICAATQEEAEELSLPLGLMFLRLRRGETAPFPTVEEARAYPYTPQERAVAEAARARAIVGDPETVVRRLRQLARDTAADELMLGAMMPDPAARAEGYRLIMEAMRAAETQAEPAIAY from the coding sequence ATGACCACTTCTCCCGCCCTGCCCCTGTCGGTGCTCGATCTCGTCCCCGTGCCTCTCGGCTCGGACGCGGCGCAGGGAGTCAGGGACGCCCTGCACCTCGTCCAGACCGCCGAGAGCCTGGGGTACGGACGTTACTGGGTGGCCGAGCACCACAACATGGCCTCGCTGGCGAGCAGCGTGCCGCTGGCAGTGCTCGCGGCGGCCTCGCAGGTCACCTCGCGCATCCGGCTCGGGTCGGGCGGCGTGATGCTGCCCAACCATGCGCCGCTGGCCGTCGCGGAGGGCTACCGCCTCCTCTCGGCGCTGGCCCCCGACCGCGTGGACCTGGGCCTGGGCCGCGCGCCCGGCACCGACGGCCGCACGGCGAGCGCGCTGCGCGGCGTGGGAAACTACGAAGAACCCTTCGAGCGCCAGCTCGGTGACCTAATCGCCTTCGGCACGGGCGAATTCCCGGCCGGGCACCCCTACGCGGGCACGGTCGCCTCGCCCGCCGGCGAGGGCCTGTTCCCGCCCCTGTGGATTCTGAGCAGCAGCGGCCACGGCGCGCATGTGGCGGCCGAGGCGGGCGCGGGGCTGGCCTTCGCGTGGCACATCAACCCCGACACGGCGCTGGCGCGCGCCGCCGCCGACGCCTACCGCCGCGCCTTCGTGCCGTCGGAGGCTTTCGCGCAGCCGCGCGTGCTGGTCGCCGCGAGCGTGATCTGCGCGGCCACGCAGGAAGAAGCCGAGGAGCTGAGCCTCCCCCTGGGCCTGATGTTCCTGCGCCTGCGCCGGGGCGAGACCGCACCCTTCCCGACCGTCGAGGAGGCCCGGGCGTATCCCTACACCCCGCAGGAGCGCGCCGTGGCCGAGGCGGCGCGGGCGCGGGCCATCGTGGGCGACCCGGAGACGGTGGTGCGGCGACTGCGCCAGCTCGCGCGCGACACGGCCGCCGACGAACTCATGCTGGGCGCGATGATGCCCGACCCCGCCGCCCGCGCCGAGGGCTACCGCCTGATCATGGAGGCCATGCGCGCCGCCGAAACCCAGGCTGAACCGGCCATCGCTTATTGA
- a CDS encoding VIT family protein, with the protein MPELVPTVRPMPQAPEVAPAGQDHTFVLQKVQPALLGLMDGSVSTLAPIFAVAGLTGKPIDAFFVGLAASVGAGISMGLAEALSDDGVVSGRGAPLARGVITGLATVLGGMLHTLPFLIPDLRTALTLAYAVVVVELLLIALIRWKYMRSPLPQTILQVIVGGAVVFAVGVWLGRLGSAG; encoded by the coding sequence ATGCCCGAGCTTGTCCCCACCGTCCGCCCCATGCCGCAAGCTCCCGAGGTGGCCCCGGCCGGGCAGGACCACACGTTCGTGCTCCAGAAGGTGCAGCCCGCGCTGCTGGGGCTCATGGACGGGTCGGTCAGCACCCTCGCCCCCATCTTCGCGGTGGCGGGCCTGACCGGCAAACCCATCGACGCCTTTTTCGTCGGCCTCGCCGCCAGCGTCGGCGCCGGCATCAGCATGGGCCTCGCCGAGGCCCTCAGCGACGACGGCGTGGTGTCGGGACGCGGCGCTCCCCTCGCCCGCGGCGTCATCACCGGCCTCGCCACCGTCCTGGGCGGCATGCTCCACACCCTCCCCTTCCTCATTCCGGACCTGCGTACGGCCCTCACGCTGGCCTACGCGGTCGTCGTCGTCGAGCTGCTGCTCATCGCCCTGATCCGCTGGAAGTACATGCGCAGCCCCCTGCCCCAGACCATCCTTCAGGTCATCGTCGGCGGCGCCGTCGTCTTCGCCGTCGGCGTCTGGCTCGGCCGCCTCGGCTCGGCCGGGTAA
- a CDS encoding MFS transporter, translating into MRSPSSPALPGAARPSVAGPAVAIAVAVTAGHFINDAYSAMLTPLTPALQAKYGVTIAAVTLLSSVYSLTSSVLQPLLGILGERIDRRYAAALGPLMTGVGLTLMGFVPWFGALVLLVAVAGFGSGFFHPAGAAYVAQHSPADKRGLWASLFSAGGTAGMALGPVFAGVGLTHLPWFALIGVVIAALTFAVTPSGTQKARRVGLAEYAGIFRGPLVWLWGMAVLRSLASMGYNAMLPFMLLARGFGAREVAVTLAVFAVASAAGGILGGRLSDRYGRTPVLRAAILASVPFFALLILSSPANWWFYPLTFLVGAAVNASIPVGVVTAQEYAPGHVAVASSIMMGFSWGFAGMLVFLVGALADATSPTTAALVSLSLLLPSAWIASRLPEPEKVAFR; encoded by the coding sequence ATGCGCTCACCTTCCTCACCGGCCCTGCCCGGCGCCGCGCGGCCGTCGGTGGCCGGTCCGGCCGTCGCCATCGCGGTCGCGGTCACGGCCGGACACTTCATCAACGACGCCTACAGCGCCATGCTCACGCCCCTGACCCCGGCCCTCCAGGCCAAGTACGGCGTGACCATCGCGGCCGTGACGCTCCTTTCCAGCGTCTACAGCCTCACGAGCAGCGTGCTCCAGCCCCTGCTGGGCATCCTGGGCGAGCGGATCGACCGCCGTTACGCCGCCGCCCTCGGCCCACTCATGACCGGCGTCGGCCTGACCCTGATGGGCTTCGTGCCCTGGTTCGGGGCGCTCGTCCTGCTCGTGGCGGTCGCGGGCTTCGGCAGCGGTTTCTTTCATCCGGCGGGGGCGGCCTACGTCGCGCAGCACAGCCCGGCCGACAAGCGCGGACTGTGGGCCAGTCTGTTCAGTGCGGGCGGTACGGCGGGCATGGCCCTGGGGCCGGTGTTCGCGGGCGTGGGCCTCACCCACCTGCCCTGGTTCGCCCTGATCGGCGTGGTGATCGCCGCACTGACTTTCGCCGTCACCCCCAGCGGCACCCAGAAGGCGCGGCGGGTGGGGCTGGCCGAGTACGCGGGCATCTTCCGGGGACCGCTGGTGTGGCTGTGGGGTATGGCGGTGCTGCGCTCGCTGGCCAGCATGGGCTACAACGCCATGCTGCCCTTCATGCTGCTCGCCAGGGGCTTCGGGGCGCGCGAGGTCGCCGTGACCCTGGCCGTGTTCGCGGTCGCCAGCGCTGCCGGGGGCATCCTGGGGGGCCGCCTGAGCGACCGCTACGGCCGCACGCCCGTACTGCGCGCCGCCATCCTCGCGTCGGTGCCGTTTTTCGCCCTGCTGATCCTGAGCAGCCCGGCCAACTGGTGGTTCTACCCGCTGACCTTCCTGGTCGGAGCGGCCGTGAACGCCAGCATCCCGGTCGGTGTGGTCACGGCGCAGGAGTACGCGCCGGGGCACGTCGCGGTCGCCAGTTCGATCATGATGGGCTTCTCGTGGGGCTTCGCGGGGATGCTGGTGTTCCTGGTGGGCGCGCTGGCCGACGCGACCAGCCCGACCACGGCGGCGCTCGTCAGCCTGTCGCTGCTGCTGCCCAGCGCCTGGATCGCCTCGCGCCTGCCCGAGCCGGAAAAGGTGGCGTTCCGGTAG
- a CDS encoding isoprenylcysteine carboxyl methyltransferase family protein, with product MSGWSARRAAPWLVLSIAVQRVLELRVARANERWAREQGAVEYGREHYSLFFVLHPAWMLSLLLEGRASRGRVNLPALLLFVLAQPLRYWVIRTLGRYWNTRILIVPGGQRVTGGPFRWLPHPNYAVVALELASAPLAVGAWRTALAFTLLNAALLLLIRIPAEERALKEYAARQP from the coding sequence GTGAGTGGCTGGTCTGCCCGGCGCGCCGCCCCCTGGCTGGTGCTGTCCATCGCCGTTCAGCGCGTGCTGGAGCTGCGCGTGGCCCGCGCCAACGAACGCTGGGCGCGCGAGCAGGGCGCGGTCGAGTATGGCCGCGAGCACTACTCGCTGTTCTTCGTGCTGCATCCCGCCTGGATGCTGAGCCTCCTGTTGGAAGGCCGGGCGTCGCGGGGCCGCGTGAACCTGCCTGCCCTGCTGCTGTTCGTGCTGGCGCAGCCGCTGCGGTACTGGGTCATCCGGACGCTGGGGCGTTACTGGAACACCCGCATCCTGATCGTGCCGGGGGGGCAGCGGGTCACGGGCGGGCCCTTCCGCTGGCTGCCTCATCCCAACTACGCCGTCGTGGCGCTGGAGCTCGCCTCGGCCCCGCTGGCGGTGGGGGCGTGGCGCACGGCCCTGGCCTTCACGCTGCTCAATGCCGCGCTGCTGCTGCTCATCCGCATTCCGGCCGAGGAACGGGCGCTGAAGGAGTACGCCGCCCGCCAGCCCTAG
- the meaB gene encoding methylmalonyl Co-A mutase-associated GTPase MeaB, translating into MTGTPPAPAPAQPAPLSLLDRYLAGDLRALARAVTLAEAGEDAARPLLRAAHARAAAPETRAVVLGVTGSPGSGKSTLVDALIAELRARGERVAVLAVDPSSPYSGGAILGDRIRMLRHHADAGVFVRSLASRGALGGLSARTLGVLALLEGAGFGWVILETVGVGQSEVDVAAACDHTLLVVTPAGGDGVQAFKAGIMETADVIAVNKSDLPGADRTVRELMAAQGLGAHGPDTWLAPVRRTVAGRTGGGVGGEPQGIPELIAAVEAHRTWLGEAGLDARREARAEFEVRTLVQARLLRRAQAAGGELYARVARGELDADAAADTLLAGGAA; encoded by the coding sequence GTGACGGGCACCCCGCCTGCCCCGGCCCCGGCCCAGCCTGCCCCCCTGTCCCTGCTGGACCGCTACCTCGCGGGCGACCTGCGCGCCCTGGCCCGGGCCGTGACCCTGGCCGAGGCGGGCGAGGACGCGGCCCGGCCCCTGCTGCGCGCCGCGCACGCCCGCGCCGCCGCGCCGGAGACGCGCGCCGTGGTGCTGGGCGTGACCGGCAGCCCCGGCAGCGGCAAGAGCACCCTGGTCGACGCGTTGATCGCCGAACTGCGCGCGCGCGGCGAGCGGGTGGCGGTGCTGGCGGTGGACCCGAGCAGCCCGTACTCGGGTGGGGCCATCCTGGGCGACCGTATCCGGATGCTGCGCCATCATGCCGACGCGGGCGTGTTCGTGCGCTCGCTCGCCAGCCGGGGCGCGCTGGGCGGTCTCTCGGCGCGTACCCTGGGCGTGCTGGCGCTGCTGGAGGGCGCGGGCTTCGGCTGGGTGATCCTGGAGACGGTGGGCGTCGGGCAGTCCGAGGTGGACGTGGCTGCCGCCTGCGACCATACCCTGCTCGTGGTGACCCCGGCGGGCGGTGACGGCGTGCAGGCCTTCAAGGCGGGCATCATGGAAACAGCGGACGTGATCGCGGTGAACAAGAGTGATCTTCCCGGAGCCGACCGCACCGTGCGGGAACTGATGGCCGCGCAGGGTCTGGGCGCGCACGGCCCGGACACGTGGCTGGCCCCGGTGCGCCGCACGGTGGCGGGCCGCACGGGCGGCGGGGTGGGCGGCGAGCCCCAGGGCATTCCCGAACTGATCGCGGCCGTGGAGGCCCACCGCACCTGGCTGGGCGAGGCCGGCCTGGACGCTCGGCGCGAGGCCCGCGCCGAGTTCGAGGTGAGGACGCTGGTCCAGGCCCGGCTGCTGCGCCGCGCCCAGGCGGCGGGCGGCGAGCTGTATGCCCGCGTGGCGCGCGGCGAGCTGGATGCCGACGCGGCGGCCGACACCCTGCTGGCCGGGGGCGCGGCGTGA
- a CDS encoding histidine phosphatase family protein: MSRRLAPMGFTPPDRATATELWVVRHGESTWNIEGRYQGQTDVPLSHVGVLQAASLAGRLTGLNFAAVYSSDLQRAVQTAQAVTERLSGPPQLILEPELREIDVGELSGLVYADIRERHAQYLSDLAADPWRTRRPGGESMQDLSVRSGAALRAICARHPGERVLVFTHGGVVRVAVGLALGGVPEGAWARLSVTNTSITRVLLDASRGTLLGFNDDAHLEDLTHATEADDVLGQAP, encoded by the coding sequence TTGAGTCGCCGCCTGGCGCCGATGGGCTTTACCCCGCCCGACCGCGCCACGGCCACCGAACTGTGGGTGGTGCGTCACGGCGAGAGCACCTGGAACATCGAGGGCCGTTACCAGGGCCAGACCGACGTGCCGCTCTCGCACGTCGGGGTGCTTCAGGCGGCCAGCCTCGCCGGTCGTCTGACGGGCCTGAACTTCGCCGCCGTGTATTCCAGCGATCTCCAGCGCGCCGTGCAGACCGCCCAGGCCGTGACCGAGCGCCTCAGCGGCCCGCCCCAGCTCATCCTCGAACCCGAGCTGCGCGAGATCGACGTGGGCGAGCTGTCGGGACTGGTCTATGCCGACATCCGCGAGCGGCACGCGCAGTACCTCAGCGACCTCGCCGCCGACCCCTGGCGGACCCGGCGTCCCGGCGGCGAGAGCATGCAGGACCTCTCGGTGCGCAGCGGGGCGGCCCTGCGGGCGATCTGCGCGCGCCACCCCGGCGAGCGGGTGCTCGTCTTCACGCATGGCGGCGTGGTGCGTGTGGCGGTCGGGCTGGCGCTGGGCGGCGTCCCCGAGGGGGCCTGGGCACGCCTGAGCGTGACGAACACCAGCATCACCCGTGTGTTGCTCGACGCGAGCCGGGGCACGCTGCTGGGCTTCAACGACGACGCCCACCTCGAGGACCTGACCCACGCCACCGAGGCCGACGACGTGCTGGGCCAGGCCCCCTGA
- the purM gene encoding phosphoribosylformylglycinamidine cyclo-ligase, with product MKGAVARTHTPQVLGGLGGFGGLFRPEFAGMTEPVLVASTDGVGTKTKVAVRTGRYGGLGADIVNHCVNDILVQGARPLFFLDYVAMGRLSPEKVAEIVTGAAGACEALGVALLGGETAEMPGVYVEGELDIVGTIVGVVDRPRLIDGRRIEPGDVVVALPSSGLHTNGFSLARLALDDLDWEEARADLGGQTLAEVLPVPHRSYLPAFAALEAAGVDVRGMAHITGGGLVDNPPRVFPGGVGMRIDTASWTVPPVFELIVARSGAERHEAFRALNMGVGFLFILPAAQREAALAALRAAGESPWVIGEMIRGEGVSFGGPQPTGPHHGAGESS from the coding sequence ATGAAGGGCGCGGTCGCCCGCACGCATACCCCGCAGGTGCTGGGGGGGCTCGGGGGCTTCGGCGGCCTGTTCCGGCCCGAGTTCGCGGGCATGACCGAGCCGGTGCTCGTCGCCTCGACCGACGGGGTGGGCACCAAGACCAAGGTCGCGGTGCGCACCGGGCGCTATGGGGGCCTGGGGGCCGACATCGTGAACCACTGCGTGAACGACATCCTGGTGCAGGGGGCCCGGCCGCTGTTCTTCCTCGACTATGTGGCGATGGGCCGGCTCTCGCCCGAAAAGGTCGCCGAGATCGTGACCGGCGCCGCCGGGGCCTGCGAGGCGCTGGGCGTGGCCCTGCTGGGCGGCGAGACCGCCGAGATGCCCGGCGTGTACGTCGAGGGCGAGCTGGACATCGTGGGGACCATCGTGGGCGTCGTGGACCGCCCGCGCCTCATCGACGGCCGGCGCATCGAACCCGGCGACGTGGTGGTGGCCCTGCCCAGCAGTGGCCTGCACACCAACGGCTTCTCGCTGGCACGGCTGGCCCTCGACGACCTTGACTGGGAAGAAGCGCGTGCGGACCTGGGCGGGCAGACTCTCGCCGAGGTGCTGCCGGTACCCCACCGCAGCTACCTGCCCGCCTTCGCGGCGCTGGAGGCGGCCGGGGTGGACGTGCGCGGCATGGCCCACATCACCGGGGGCGGCCTGGTGGACAACCCGCCGCGCGTATTCCCCGGGGGCGTGGGCATGCGCATCGACACCGCCTCGTGGACCGTGCCGCCCGTGTTCGAGCTCATCGTGGCGCGCTCGGGCGCCGAGCGGCACGAGGCCTTCCGGGCGCTGAACATGGGTGTGGGCTTCCTGTTCATCCTGCCGGCCGCGCAGCGTGAGGCGGCCCTGGCCGCCCTGCGCGCCGCCGGCGAGTCGCCCTGGGTGATCGGCGAGATGATCCGGGGCGAGGGCGTGAGTTTCGGCGGCCCGCAGCCCACTGGCCCGCACCACGGAGCCGGGGAGAGTTCTTGA